A DNA window from Mycolicibacter terrae contains the following coding sequences:
- a CDS encoding MlaD family protein produces MTSVFGWLTRQFEYLRDRRLGLSACGLAVMLVAGVTYLIFGTLRFDPTTSDKLVRVHLAETGGLLAGQDVTLRGVPVGRVRSIDLSADGTVAVAAIRPDAQIPADSEVRVSALSPAGEQYLDFRAGRNDGPYLTDGAEIDSSRTRTPVTLATMLGDMDGTLRQVDPDKLSAVLGELRVGPQGPQKLAAILDGGAFLVSTLDSVLPHTVSLLNTSKVVLSTVRDVSPGMEVTSSDMSSILSGVQRMDAGYRTLLDRGPAAMGGIDTLIDDNSPTMVQLLGNLATISQLTYLRVPALEEFFFPEYRAGSALDAAASTFRDGGVWGAVSLYQRYSCDNNVPHTPPALADHPEPYLYTYCSNPDPKYLVRGARNAPRPPDDDTAGPPPGADPLRRADPTPRGPLSILLPYGGPDLPLPPPPSGP; encoded by the coding sequence GTGACCAGCGTGTTCGGTTGGCTCACCCGCCAGTTCGAGTATCTGCGGGACAGGCGCCTGGGCTTGTCTGCCTGCGGACTTGCGGTGATGCTCGTCGCGGGGGTCACCTACCTGATTTTCGGTACGCTGCGGTTCGACCCGACCACCTCCGACAAACTCGTACGGGTGCACCTCGCCGAAACGGGCGGCCTACTGGCGGGGCAGGATGTCACCCTGCGTGGCGTGCCGGTCGGAAGAGTCCGTTCGATCGACTTGTCTGCCGACGGCACGGTGGCCGTCGCCGCGATCCGTCCCGATGCGCAGATCCCCGCCGACAGTGAGGTACGGGTGTCGGCCCTGTCGCCGGCCGGCGAGCAGTATCTAGACTTCCGGGCCGGTCGCAACGACGGACCCTACCTGACCGATGGCGCCGAAATCGATTCCAGCAGAACGCGAACGCCGGTCACGTTGGCGACGATGCTAGGCGACATGGATGGCACGCTGCGCCAGGTGGACCCGGACAAGCTCAGCGCCGTTCTCGGCGAGCTGCGGGTAGGGCCGCAGGGGCCACAGAAACTTGCGGCCATCCTCGACGGCGGTGCCTTCCTGGTCTCGACACTGGATTCCGTGCTGCCGCACACGGTCAGCCTGCTCAACACCAGCAAGGTGGTGCTCTCGACCGTGCGCGACGTGAGCCCCGGTATGGAAGTGACGTCGTCCGACATGTCGTCGATCCTGAGCGGCGTGCAGAGAATGGACGCCGGTTACCGCACGCTGCTGGATCGAGGACCCGCTGCCATGGGGGGGATCGACACACTGATCGACGACAACTCGCCGACCATGGTCCAGTTGCTCGGCAACCTGGCCACCATCTCCCAGCTGACCTACTTGAGAGTTCCGGCCCTGGAGGAGTTCTTCTTCCCCGAGTATCGCGCCGGATCCGCACTCGACGCCGCCGCGAGCACCTTTCGTGACGGCGGTGTGTGGGGCGCGGTCAGTCTCTACCAACGGTATTCGTGTGATAACAACGTGCCGCACACTCCGCCGGCGCTGGCTGACCATCCCGAACCGTACTTGTACACCTACTGTTCCAATCCCGACCCGAAGTACCTGGTGCGAGGCGCCCGCAATGCGCCACGTCCCCCCGACGACGACACCGCGGGGCCGCCGCCCGGTGCGGATCCACTGCGCCGCGCCGATCCGACTCCGCGGGGGCCGCTGAGCATTTTGCTGCCCTATGGGGGTCCGGATCTGCCGCTGCCGCCACCGCCGAGCGGTCCTTAG
- a CDS encoding DUF3298 domain-containing protein has translation MKDGFLGWLAAACAALVLGATCMAPVSTADTVSNGVAYAVVPDLVGGSSPNGLGEWTVDYQKLAGGDPAVADAVNRILDDEANGQVWLYAASASKTSPWTFHTRGTLLFRPMTVSALFTGQYNAVDLPNMPVDAVATRVFDSRSGIQIVWDNLFVDKQAGLARLSDLTAKILPATYPTPPLGGWAEYGASLAPLERNYKFWIPTDGGIELHFTDRQFGRGLRVITIPWSAVSDLIAPAFAAITS, from the coding sequence GTGAAGGACGGATTTCTCGGGTGGCTGGCTGCGGCCTGCGCCGCTCTGGTACTGGGAGCGACCTGCATGGCGCCGGTATCCACCGCCGACACCGTGTCCAATGGAGTGGCCTATGCCGTCGTGCCCGATCTGGTGGGCGGCAGCAGTCCGAACGGGCTGGGTGAATGGACAGTGGATTACCAGAAGCTGGCCGGGGGCGATCCGGCGGTCGCCGATGCGGTCAATCGGATTCTCGATGACGAGGCCAACGGCCAGGTGTGGCTGTATGCGGCCAGTGCCAGCAAGACCTCACCGTGGACGTTTCACACGCGCGGGACGCTGTTGTTTCGGCCGATGACCGTCTCTGCGCTGTTCACCGGGCAGTACAACGCCGTCGACCTTCCCAACATGCCGGTCGACGCGGTGGCCACCCGGGTGTTCGATTCCCGCAGCGGCATTCAGATCGTCTGGGACAACCTGTTCGTCGACAAGCAGGCGGGTCTGGCCAGGTTGTCGGACCTGACCGCGAAGATTCTCCCGGCGACCTATCCGACACCGCCGCTGGGCGGGTGGGCGGAGTACGGGGCGTCGCTGGCACCGCTGGAGCGCAACTACAAGTTCTGGATCCCCACCGACGGCGGCATCGAATTGCACTTCACCGACCGGCAATTCGGTCGCGGGCTGCGCGTCATCACCATCCCGTGGTCGGCGGTGAGCGATCTGATCGCCCCCGCGTTCGCCGCGATCACCAGTTGA
- a CDS encoding DUF2599 domain-containing protein, translating into MADRLAVRLRAVVVHRRAAGHGRCLATALSTVPLAIGMLAAAPVHARPPDAPQYIDHTVWEYHGDRATLRIYPTPWGWWAAGMFTNGAQSYDAWAELLENAPDANTLTMQNQFFCYWQSATFTNPGKVGTWNLEPWRPVVSNSIMLNSGCNPGGPDDVFNW; encoded by the coding sequence ATGGCCGATCGGTTAGCGGTTCGACTGCGCGCGGTCGTGGTCCACCGGCGCGCCGCTGGGCACGGCCGGTGCCTAGCGACGGCACTGTCGACGGTGCCGCTCGCCATCGGGATGCTCGCTGCGGCCCCGGTTCACGCCAGGCCTCCCGATGCCCCGCAGTACATCGACCACACCGTGTGGGAGTATCACGGCGACCGGGCGACACTTCGTATCTATCCGACCCCGTGGGGGTGGTGGGCCGCCGGCATGTTCACCAATGGCGCCCAGAGTTACGACGCCTGGGCCGAATTGTTGGAGAACGCGCCCGACGCCAACACCTTGACCATGCAGAATCAGTTCTTCTGCTACTGGCAGTCGGCCACGTTCACCAATCCCGGCAAGGTCGGCACCTGGAACCTCGAGCCGTGGCGACCGGTGGTCTCCAACTCGATCATGCTGAACTCCGGGTGCAACCCGGGCGGCCCGGACGACGTGTTCAACTGGTGA
- a CDS encoding aldehyde dehydrogenase family protein — protein MTSTPLATRGLYIDGGWTDGTGDDPITVLNPATEEAIAEVPQATVEDIDAAVGAARRAFDEGPWPAMTPTERARILAKMADELQRRRAELVELNITEAGCTRLISEYLQVGTPIDHFSDLATRVLPQFTFEEPVRPIIGHGIGQGVVVREPYGVAGLITAFNFPFLLNLAKLGPALAAGCTAVLKCSPYTPLEALILGEIADAAGLPPGTVNIVTGDVAAGEALTRHPGVDILSFTGSDTVGRKVYAQGAETVKKVVLELGGKSANIILDDTDLDKVMESVLGGFITHAGQGCALQTRILVHQSLHDELVARIVGGLGFISVGDPADPANLMGPLIRDVQRRRVEELIATGVQEGAQIAYGGGRPAHLDRGYFLEPTLFVGVDNGMRIAQEEFFGPVGVVIPFRDDDEAVRIANDSRFGLSGGVWSADPVRAVGVARRLRTGMVVINGGGGGLNPNSPFGGYKYSGIGREFGGHGLSEYLQHKALQWPIG, from the coding sequence ATGACATCGACACCACTGGCAACCCGCGGGCTCTACATCGACGGCGGGTGGACCGACGGCACCGGCGACGACCCCATCACGGTGCTCAACCCGGCGACCGAAGAAGCCATCGCCGAAGTCCCCCAGGCGACCGTCGAGGACATCGACGCCGCGGTGGGTGCCGCCCGCCGAGCGTTTGACGAAGGTCCCTGGCCGGCAATGACGCCCACCGAACGCGCCCGCATCCTTGCCAAGATGGCCGACGAGCTGCAGCGCCGGCGAGCCGAACTCGTCGAGCTGAACATCACCGAAGCCGGGTGCACCCGTCTCATCTCGGAGTACCTTCAGGTCGGCACGCCGATCGACCACTTCAGCGACCTGGCCACCCGGGTGCTGCCGCAGTTCACCTTCGAAGAGCCGGTGCGCCCCATCATCGGGCATGGCATCGGTCAGGGCGTGGTGGTCCGCGAACCCTACGGAGTGGCCGGTCTCATCACCGCGTTCAACTTCCCCTTCCTGCTGAACCTCGCCAAGCTGGGCCCGGCCCTGGCCGCCGGCTGCACGGCGGTGCTGAAGTGCTCGCCCTACACCCCGTTGGAGGCGCTGATTCTCGGTGAGATCGCCGATGCCGCCGGGTTACCCCCGGGCACAGTGAATATCGTCACCGGTGATGTGGCCGCAGGCGAGGCGCTGACGCGGCATCCGGGGGTCGACATCCTCAGCTTCACCGGTTCGGACACGGTGGGGCGCAAGGTCTACGCGCAGGGGGCGGAGACCGTCAAGAAGGTGGTACTGGAGCTGGGCGGCAAGTCGGCCAACATCATTCTCGACGACACCGACCTGGACAAGGTGATGGAGAGCGTCCTCGGCGGGTTCATCACCCACGCGGGACAGGGCTGCGCGCTGCAGACCCGGATCCTGGTGCACCAGTCACTGCACGACGAGCTGGTCGCACGCATCGTGGGCGGGCTCGGCTTCATCAGCGTCGGCGATCCCGCCGATCCGGCCAATTTGATGGGCCCGCTGATCCGTGACGTTCAGCGCCGCCGTGTCGAGGAACTGATCGCCACCGGGGTTCAGGAGGGTGCCCAGATCGCCTACGGCGGCGGCCGTCCCGCGCACCTGGACCGCGGATACTTTCTCGAGCCGACCTTGTTCGTCGGCGTCGACAACGGCATGCGGATCGCCCAGGAGGAATTTTTCGGCCCGGTCGGTGTGGTGATCCCGTTCCGCGACGACGACGAGGCGGTACGGATCGCCAACGACAGTCGGTTCGGCCTGTCGGGCGGGGTGTGGTCCGCCGACCCGGTCCGCGCCGTCGGCGTTGCACGCCGGCTGCGGACCGGGATGGTCGTCATCAACGGCGGCGGCGGCGGCCTCAACCCGAACTCGCCTTTCGGCGGTTACAAGTACAGCGGCATCGGCCGCGAGTTCGGTGGACACGGCCTCTCGGAGTACCTGCAGCACAAGGCTCTTCAATGGCCGATCGGTTAG
- a CDS encoding FadR/GntR family transcriptional regulator: MVAGIGANGEAKKLVRVPKTAELIADELRSRIVRGVLKKGDALPTEVELVKQFGVSRPTLREAFRILESESLIVVRRGSRGGVLVSSPDISVAARDFGLLLQMSGTTLADVYDARKVLEPAAVEMLAARATPADVNDLRTAAGALAVLVNDGVEQADFNEWSAAAFRFHDLILERSGNTTLALFGAVLREVITRHMARAVTTSTDAAEIEKQFKQTIRVFTKLTNLIEAGEAAQARTFWSAHMDRAGRKMLWGDLARETVIDLFV; the protein is encoded by the coding sequence ATGGTTGCAGGTATCGGTGCGAACGGCGAGGCGAAGAAGCTGGTGCGGGTTCCCAAAACCGCCGAGCTCATCGCCGACGAACTGCGCAGCCGGATCGTTCGTGGTGTCCTGAAAAAAGGCGACGCGCTGCCTACCGAGGTCGAATTGGTCAAGCAGTTCGGGGTTTCTCGGCCGACCCTGCGCGAAGCGTTCCGCATCCTGGAGAGCGAATCGTTGATCGTGGTGCGGCGCGGATCGCGCGGCGGCGTCCTGGTGTCCTCGCCGGACATCTCGGTGGCGGCGCGCGATTTCGGTCTGCTGCTGCAGATGTCAGGCACCACGCTGGCCGATGTGTACGACGCGCGGAAAGTGCTCGAACCGGCGGCGGTGGAAATGCTCGCCGCCCGTGCGACCCCGGCTGACGTGAACGATCTGCGGACAGCCGCCGGAGCGCTGGCGGTGCTGGTCAACGACGGGGTGGAACAGGCCGACTTCAATGAGTGGTCGGCGGCCGCATTCCGGTTTCACGACCTCATCCTGGAGCGGTCCGGAAACACCACGCTGGCGTTGTTCGGTGCGGTGCTGCGCGAGGTGATCACCCGCCACATGGCGCGTGCGGTGACGACGTCGACCGACGCCGCTGAGATCGAAAAGCAGTTCAAGCAGACGATTCGGGTGTTCACCAAGTTGACCAATCTGATCGAGGCCGGCGAGGCCGCCCAGGCGCGGACGTTCTGGAGCGCTCATATGGACCGCGCCGGCCGCAAGATGCTGTGGGGCGACCTCGCCCGGGAGACGGTGATCGACCTCTTTGTCTGA
- a CDS encoding CaiB/BaiF CoA transferase family protein, with the protein MTGPFDGVRVIEVASWTFVPGAGAIMADLGADVIKVEPPTGDPQRGLRNGLNADESAPNPFLQVPNRGKRSITLDLSAPAGLAILRRLTKSSDVLLTSYLPKVRAKLGIDIADLRPLNPRLIYVCGSGWGSGGPLADTGGFDSAAAWSAAGIQYKLTPPGADEPVPQPAAFFDLQGSSAIAGAVAMALFRRERTGTGGTVDVSLLATGMWTMSPDLTASAAGSGELPRPNRRDAPNPIVNTYRTQDDRWINLVCLQADRFWPELCELLNRPELAVDPRFRDTPARFANRVACIAELDRAFFARPLAEWRGVLAGFSGVWSAAATFEEVCQSEQVADNGYLPEITGADGRPFRVVAPPYQFDGVPTAPAGPAPEIGQHTEEVLLEFGMDWDEISDLRDGGALG; encoded by the coding sequence GTGACTGGACCATTCGACGGTGTTCGCGTCATCGAGGTCGCCTCGTGGACATTCGTGCCGGGCGCGGGTGCCATCATGGCCGACCTGGGTGCCGACGTGATCAAGGTCGAGCCGCCCACCGGCGATCCACAACGTGGACTGCGCAACGGACTCAACGCCGACGAGTCCGCCCCGAACCCATTCCTGCAGGTGCCCAATCGCGGCAAGCGCAGCATCACACTCGACCTCAGCGCCCCGGCGGGGCTGGCCATACTGCGGCGGCTGACCAAATCCTCCGACGTGCTGCTCACCAGCTATCTGCCCAAGGTTCGCGCCAAACTCGGTATCGACATCGCGGATCTGCGTCCGCTCAACCCCCGGCTGATCTATGTCTGCGGATCCGGTTGGGGCAGCGGCGGTCCGCTGGCTGACACCGGTGGATTCGATTCCGCCGCAGCGTGGTCGGCCGCCGGGATCCAGTACAAGCTCACCCCGCCCGGCGCCGACGAGCCGGTCCCGCAACCGGCCGCGTTCTTCGATCTGCAGGGATCCAGCGCGATCGCCGGGGCGGTCGCGATGGCCCTGTTCCGCCGCGAACGCACCGGAACAGGCGGAACCGTCGACGTCTCGTTGCTTGCCACCGGAATGTGGACCATGAGCCCCGATCTGACAGCTAGCGCCGCCGGGTCGGGCGAGCTGCCCCGGCCGAACCGGCGTGACGCACCCAACCCGATAGTGAACACCTATCGCACTCAAGACGACCGGTGGATCAACCTGGTGTGCCTGCAGGCGGACCGGTTCTGGCCCGAGCTGTGCGAACTGCTGAACCGGCCGGAACTGGCTGTCGATCCCCGATTCCGTGACACCCCTGCCCGGTTCGCCAATCGGGTGGCATGCATCGCCGAGCTGGATCGCGCCTTTTTCGCCCGACCGCTCGCCGAATGGCGAGGCGTGCTCGCCGGCTTCTCCGGGGTATGGTCAGCGGCAGCGACCTTCGAGGAGGTCTGCCAGAGCGAGCAAGTCGCCGACAACGGGTACCTGCCGGAGATCACCGGCGCCGACGGTCGCCCCTTCCGCGTGGTAGCCCCGCCCTATCAATTCGACGGTGTGCCGACGGCGCCGGCCGGCCCGGCACCCGAAATCGGCCAGCACACTGAGGAAGTGCTGCTCGAATTCGGCATGGACTGGGATGAGATCAGCGACCTCCGCGACGGCGGAGCGCTGGGTTGA
- a CDS encoding DUF7065 domain-containing protein produces the protein MGRSPSAPAMTADVTVDSPFLPADDNFHDPPDADPYWAETTWWSFNIPERALGGWLHATFNTNRGTVTWRVYVWDPTGARPEDLRYFRMATEVPMSDPAPDLRDITIPDGGFSVRVLRPMRDYRIEYADPTADFAVTLTFEGIHDPRRCTPGEPPFMEHTHFDQVGHVTGELVLGGEPVAIDCYSVRDRSWAPRGGPPRARPANASGDTSRVRDPGGPMWRQIEREKGRGRIQYIFGHADDQTGFLAFVRVPDGDAAGWSPLNHGWLLRDGRFELLDKTASRMRNYRDPVTGWSAQMDVQLTDTAGRTMTAEGFSVSHICERGGGSTALMRWEFDGRIGWGEDQDIWNPKHFARMLAALHAVR, from the coding sequence ATGGGACGTAGCCCGAGCGCTCCGGCCATGACAGCGGATGTCACCGTGGACAGTCCGTTTCTGCCGGCTGATGACAACTTCCACGACCCGCCCGACGCCGACCCGTATTGGGCCGAGACGACCTGGTGGTCCTTCAACATCCCCGAGCGCGCACTCGGGGGCTGGCTGCACGCGACGTTCAACACCAACCGCGGCACCGTGACCTGGCGGGTGTACGTGTGGGATCCCACCGGTGCGCGCCCCGAGGACCTGCGTTACTTCCGGATGGCCACCGAGGTACCGATGAGCGATCCGGCTCCCGACCTCCGCGACATCACCATTCCCGACGGCGGTTTCAGCGTCCGGGTGCTGCGCCCGATGCGCGACTACCGGATCGAATACGCCGATCCGACGGCTGATTTCGCGGTCACCCTGACCTTCGAAGGCATCCACGATCCGCGGCGTTGCACTCCGGGCGAGCCACCGTTCATGGAACACACCCACTTCGACCAGGTCGGCCACGTCACCGGCGAGCTTGTCCTGGGCGGCGAGCCAGTGGCAATCGACTGTTACTCGGTCCGCGACCGCTCGTGGGCGCCGCGCGGCGGGCCACCACGGGCCAGACCGGCCAATGCTTCCGGCGACACCAGCCGGGTGCGTGATCCCGGAGGGCCGATGTGGCGTCAGATCGAGCGGGAAAAAGGGCGGGGCCGTATCCAATACATCTTCGGCCATGCCGATGACCAGACCGGCTTCCTGGCGTTCGTCCGGGTCCCGGACGGCGACGCCGCCGGCTGGTCACCGCTCAACCACGGGTGGTTGCTGCGGGATGGACGGTTCGAATTGCTCGACAAGACCGCCAGCCGGATGAGGAACTACCGGGATCCGGTCACCGGCTGGAGCGCGCAGATGGACGTACAGCTCACCGATACGGCAGGTCGCACCATGACCGCCGAGGGTTTCTCGGTCAGTCACATCTGTGAGCGCGGCGGCGGCAGCACAGCGCTGATGCGCTGGGAGTTCGACGGCCGGATCGGCTGGGGGGAAGACCAGGACATCTGGAACCCCAAACATTTCGCCCGAATGCTCGCAGCGCTGCACGCTGTGCGCTGA
- a CDS encoding CaiB/BaiF CoA transferase family protein, whose translation MEAPLKGIRTVELSGIGPSRYCGMLLAELGADVVLVTRPGEAPRRADSVVGRGRRSVVADLKTTEGREAVLALIDDADLLIEPYRPGVAERLGIGPDVCLGRNPGLIYGRITGWGQDGPLAATAGHDINYIAITGVLHSIGRAGGPPQPPLNLVGDFGAGTMFLLTGMLAALHQRDRTGAGSVIDASITDGTLSLAGFILGLRNEGKWSDDRGSNLLDTGAPYYDVYQTADELWMAVGAIEPQFFSELLRLLAIDDAPPQDDRAQWPRLRTLIADRFRQRTRDQWTLVFAGTNACVAPVLTFAEAAGHPHIRARGSLIESDGRLFPAPTPRITG comes from the coding sequence ATGGAAGCGCCACTGAAAGGCATTCGCACCGTGGAACTCTCGGGTATCGGCCCCAGCCGGTACTGCGGGATGCTACTGGCCGAGCTGGGCGCCGACGTCGTCCTGGTCACCCGGCCCGGTGAGGCCCCGCGCCGCGCCGATTCGGTCGTCGGGCGCGGCCGGCGGTCGGTCGTGGCCGATCTCAAGACCACCGAGGGACGCGAGGCCGTACTGGCTCTGATCGACGACGCCGATCTGCTCATCGAGCCATACCGGCCCGGTGTCGCCGAACGGCTCGGGATCGGACCGGACGTGTGCCTGGGGCGCAATCCCGGTCTCATCTACGGACGGATCACCGGGTGGGGCCAGGACGGGCCCCTGGCGGCCACCGCCGGCCACGACATCAACTACATCGCCATCACCGGGGTGCTGCACTCCATCGGACGCGCCGGCGGCCCGCCACAACCGCCGCTGAACCTGGTGGGCGATTTCGGCGCCGGCACCATGTTCCTGCTCACAGGGATGCTGGCCGCGCTGCACCAGCGGGATCGGACCGGCGCCGGCTCGGTGATCGACGCCTCGATCACCGACGGCACGCTGTCCCTGGCGGGATTCATCCTGGGGCTGCGCAACGAAGGCAAATGGTCCGACGACCGCGGGTCCAACCTGCTCGACACCGGTGCGCCGTACTACGACGTGTATCAGACGGCCGACGAGCTGTGGATGGCCGTCGGGGCGATCGAACCGCAGTTCTTCTCGGAACTCTTGCGGCTGCTGGCAATCGACGACGCGCCACCCCAGGATGATCGAGCACAGTGGCCTCGGCTGCGCACTCTGATCGCGGACAGGTTCCGGCAACGCACCCGCGACCAGTGGACCCTGGTCTTCGCCGGTACCAACGCCTGCGTCGCCCCGGTCCTCACGTTCGCCGAGGCCGCCGGGCACCCGCACATCCGCGCGCGGGGCTCGCTCATCGAATCGGACGGCCGGCTGTTTCCCGCGCCGACGCCACGCATCACCGGATGA
- a CDS encoding acyl-CoA thioesterase has product MSLQSREVFDASQTMPTTVNEVLQLKPLPHDRFSAEPVSSTGRRTIYGGQVAAQALRAASLTVADGRVAHSMHAYFLRAGDASRPIELRVERDRDGGRYSGRRVSALQDDAVILSLACSFARPKQGAEFQAVQLPKVQPPGELTTYQLNASRTFDLEARVPQDPDPWYRWPARLWLRIRNTLPEDPNVRACGVVFLSDLCTGLSRAPQVEKAGLMPSLDHAVWLHRAGNPNDWLLVDLNPLGTSGGRGIYSGHIFDEGGALLASLTQESLFDVPHDASDQR; this is encoded by the coding sequence GTGAGTCTCCAATCACGCGAGGTATTCGACGCCAGCCAAACCATGCCCACCACCGTCAATGAGGTGCTGCAGCTGAAACCCCTTCCGCACGACCGCTTTTCCGCGGAACCGGTCAGCAGCACCGGACGCCGCACCATCTACGGCGGGCAAGTCGCCGCCCAAGCGCTGCGGGCGGCAAGCCTCACCGTGGCAGACGGCCGGGTTGCTCACTCGATGCACGCCTACTTCCTGCGGGCCGGCGACGCCAGCCGGCCGATCGAACTGCGGGTCGAACGCGACCGCGACGGAGGCCGATACTCCGGTCGCCGGGTATCGGCGCTACAGGACGATGCGGTGATCCTGTCGCTGGCGTGTTCGTTCGCCCGTCCGAAGCAGGGCGCCGAATTCCAAGCGGTACAGCTGCCGAAGGTTCAGCCCCCCGGTGAGCTCACGACGTATCAGTTGAACGCCTCGCGCACCTTCGACCTGGAAGCCCGGGTCCCGCAGGATCCCGATCCGTGGTACCGCTGGCCGGCCCGGCTGTGGCTGCGGATCCGCAACACGTTGCCGGAGGACCCCAACGTGCGCGCCTGCGGCGTGGTGTTCCTGTCGGATCTGTGCACCGGGCTGTCCCGGGCCCCACAGGTGGAAAAGGCCGGACTGATGCCCAGCCTCGACCATGCGGTGTGGCTGCACCGCGCCGGAAATCCGAATGACTGGTTATTGGTGGACCTCAACCCGCTCGGCACCTCCGGGGGCCGTGGCATCTATTCCGGGCATATCTTCGACGAAGGTGGTGCGCTGCTGGCCAGCCTGACCCAGGAGTCGTTGTTCGACGTCCCCCACGACGCCTCCGATCAGCGTTGA
- a CDS encoding thiolase family protein, protein MDSTAARDAVIVGAVRSPIGRRNGALAAIAAGELSAHVLRALADRTGLDPALVDDVIWGCVGQVGEQTGNIGRHAVLAAGWPEAVPATTVDRQCGSSQQAVHFAAAGLISGQYDMAVAGGVEMMSRVPMGASRGVDVGDPMTESERKRYRVDQFHQGLGAEMIAQRWSLARGRLDEFGAESHRRAAQAIDDGAFTDEIVPVVLPDGSRADTDGGVRRDTSVAKLGTLKPAFRPDGVITAGTSSQISDGAAALLLTTSEKARQLGLRPWARIHTAVVAGDDPVSMLTAPIPATAKALARSGLSLSDIGTFEVNEAFASVVLAWLTETGAAEKLTNPDGGAIALGHPLGCSGARLMTTMVHRMRRDGTRFGLQTMCEGGGMANATILELL, encoded by the coding sequence ATGGACTCAACAGCAGCCCGGGACGCGGTCATCGTCGGCGCGGTGCGGTCACCGATCGGCCGCCGCAACGGGGCGCTGGCGGCCATAGCCGCTGGTGAACTGTCCGCCCATGTACTGCGCGCGTTGGCCGACCGCACCGGCCTCGATCCCGCACTCGTCGACGACGTCATCTGGGGCTGCGTCGGCCAGGTCGGCGAACAGACCGGCAACATCGGCCGGCACGCCGTGCTGGCGGCCGGCTGGCCCGAGGCGGTTCCGGCCACCACGGTCGACCGCCAGTGCGGGTCGTCCCAACAGGCCGTGCACTTCGCCGCGGCCGGGCTCATATCAGGCCAGTACGACATGGCGGTGGCCGGCGGCGTAGAGATGATGAGCCGGGTGCCGATGGGGGCGTCGCGCGGCGTCGATGTCGGTGACCCGATGACCGAGTCGGAGCGCAAACGCTATCGCGTCGATCAGTTCCACCAGGGTCTCGGCGCCGAGATGATCGCGCAGCGGTGGTCGTTGGCCCGAGGCCGCCTCGATGAATTCGGGGCCGAGAGTCACCGCCGGGCCGCCCAGGCCATCGACGACGGGGCCTTCACCGACGAGATCGTTCCGGTCGTGCTGCCGGACGGGAGCCGGGCCGACACCGACGGTGGGGTGCGCCGCGACACCAGCGTGGCCAAACTCGGCACCCTGAAACCGGCGTTTCGCCCCGACGGCGTCATCACCGCGGGAACGTCGTCTCAGATCAGCGACGGCGCGGCAGCGCTGCTGCTGACCACCTCCGAGAAGGCCCGGCAGCTGGGCCTGCGACCCTGGGCGCGCATCCACACCGCGGTGGTCGCCGGTGACGATCCGGTGTCGATGCTCACGGCCCCGATCCCGGCAACCGCCAAAGCGCTGGCGCGTAGCGGCCTTTCACTTTCCGACATCGGCACCTTCGAGGTCAACGAGGCTTTCGCGTCGGTGGTGCTGGCATGGTTGACCGAGACCGGCGCGGCCGAGAAGCTGACCAACCCCGACGGCGGCGCGATCGCGCTGGGGCACCCGCTGGGCTGCTCCGGGGCCCGGCTGATGACCACGATGGTGCACCGGATGCGCCGCGACGGAACCAGATTCGGGCTGCAGACGATGTGTGAGGGCGGCGGAATGGCCAACGCGACGATACTCGAACTGCTGTGA